One window of the Caldisericota bacterium genome contains the following:
- the ileS gene encoding isoleucine--tRNA ligase, whose translation MFKRIAKATDIPVEEEQIIDFWNKNKIFEKSLEIRKDKEKFVFFEGPPTANGMPGVHHGLSRIYKDTVLRYNSLRGFYTPRRGGWDTQGLPVEIEVEKKLGIHTKVEIEAYGVEKFNKLCRESVMQYKEEWEKMTDRIGFWLDMGNAYVTYENKYLESVWWILKQIFNKGLLYEGNRVSPYCPRCGTTLSSHEVSLGYQKVKDPSIFVKFKVENDKFPVTYLLVWTTTPWTLPSNLAVAINPDFTYVLVNYEGEKLILSENRLKEVLKENYEIVKTFSSKELEGIKYKPLYDYTDFSDKERDTAYKVVTADFVTGDDGTGIVHMAPAFGEDDLEVGKKYNLPFVQFVDLEGNLTKGKWKGMFVKKADPLIIKDLEERGLLLKKELYEHDYPFCWRCGTPLLYYAKKSWFINMTKVKDQLIANNESINWFPEHIKHGRFGNWLENIKDWALSRERYWGTPLNIWVCKECNHKESIGSIEELREKAIEEVPSDVELHKPYVDNFHLRCPKCGGVMERVPEVIDVWFDSGSMPYAQWHYPFENKEEFEKDFPADFITEAIDQTRGWFYSLLAISTLIKGVSPYKNVMCLELILDEKGQKMSKSKGNVIDPWVILNKQGADAFRWSIYTASPPWSPRRFGTNVVNDAMKSFIIPLRNVYSFFSLYANIDNFNSLSISSIPVEKRNILDKWIIAKAEKLNQTIIEKMKIFEITFLTREIQSFVDELSNWYVRRSRRRFWKSQNDSDKLSAYFTLYEVLKKLALLLAPFTPFLAETLYSSLVKDILPGARESVHLEDYPEPNVKYIEEKLIEDMELIINVTSLGRATRKMSKIRVRQPLLKLVVYVENDEEKSVIAKNSSVIKEELNVKDVEIPDSILKYCAVILKPNLSVLGKKYGKNLPEIAKQLNNREKGVEFVKRGKVMVNINGEEVELSGSDLILELENKGNYIAVRDKGCFVFLDTTLTYALRGEGVAREIVHTVQGMRKEANLNISDRIQLSLEPHDDTIKEFTEYIMQETLAEELTQLKNPIIIKELSIGEKKYRLAIEKA comes from the coding sequence ATGTTTAAAAGAATTGCAAAGGCGACAGACATTCCTGTTGAAGAGGAGCAAATAATAGATTTTTGGAATAAAAATAAGATTTTTGAAAAAAGCCTTGAGATAAGAAAGGACAAGGAAAAATTTGTATTTTTTGAAGGTCCGCCTACTGCAAATGGGATGCCCGGCGTGCATCACGGTTTGTCCAGAATATACAAGGATACAGTATTAAGATATAATTCCCTCAGGGGGTTTTATACTCCAAGAAGAGGAGGATGGGATACTCAAGGACTTCCTGTTGAGATCGAAGTGGAAAAAAAGCTTGGCATTCATACAAAAGTGGAAATTGAGGCATACGGCGTGGAAAAGTTTAATAAGCTCTGCCGGGAAAGTGTCATGCAATATAAAGAAGAATGGGAGAAAATGACAGACAGAATTGGTTTCTGGCTGGACATGGGAAATGCATATGTTACGTATGAAAATAAATATTTAGAGTCAGTCTGGTGGATCCTTAAGCAGATTTTTAATAAGGGATTGCTGTATGAAGGGAACAGAGTATCTCCGTATTGCCCAAGATGCGGGACGACGCTTTCTTCTCACGAAGTTTCTCTTGGGTACCAAAAAGTGAAAGATCCATCAATATTTGTGAAATTTAAGGTAGAGAATGATAAATTTCCTGTTACATATTTGCTTGTTTGGACAACAACTCCATGGACACTCCCATCAAACCTTGCTGTTGCGATAAATCCTGATTTTACTTATGTTTTAGTGAACTATGAAGGAGAAAAATTGATTCTCTCTGAAAACAGATTAAAAGAAGTATTAAAAGAAAATTACGAAATTGTAAAGACATTTAGCAGCAAGGAACTTGAGGGGATAAAGTATAAGCCATTATATGACTATACAGATTTTTCAGACAAAGAAAGAGATACGGCGTATAAAGTTGTTACAGCAGATTTTGTTACTGGGGATGACGGGACTGGTATTGTACATATGGCCCCTGCATTTGGAGAAGATGACCTTGAAGTTGGGAAAAAATATAATTTGCCATTTGTGCAGTTTGTTGATCTTGAAGGAAACCTTACAAAAGGCAAGTGGAAAGGAATGTTTGTAAAAAAGGCAGATCCACTTATTATAAAGGATCTTGAAGAACGAGGATTGCTTTTAAAGAAAGAACTTTATGAGCATGATTATCCGTTTTGTTGGAGGTGCGGTACACCACTTTTATATTATGCAAAGAAATCTTGGTTTATAAATATGACTAAAGTAAAGGATCAACTTATAGCAAATAACGAAAGTATCAATTGGTTCCCAGAACATATAAAACACGGGAGATTTGGCAATTGGCTTGAGAATATTAAGGACTGGGCTTTATCGAGGGAGCGTTATTGGGGTACTCCGCTGAATATCTGGGTTTGCAAAGAGTGTAACCATAAAGAATCTATAGGAAGCATTGAAGAGCTAAGAGAAAAGGCAATAGAAGAGGTCCCTTCTGATGTTGAACTCCACAAACCTTATGTGGATAACTTTCATTTGCGATGTCCGAAGTGCGGTGGAGTTATGGAAAGAGTTCCGGAAGTAATTGATGTGTGGTTTGATTCGGGTTCAATGCCGTATGCTCAGTGGCACTATCCGTTTGAGAACAAAGAAGAGTTTGAAAAGGACTTTCCTGCAGATTTTATTACAGAAGCAATTGATCAAACACGAGGATGGTTTTATTCATTACTTGCAATATCTACATTGATAAAGGGAGTTTCCCCATATAAAAATGTAATGTGCCTTGAATTGATACTTGACGAAAAAGGCCAGAAAATGAGTAAGAGCAAAGGAAATGTCATTGATCCCTGGGTAATTTTAAACAAACAAGGAGCAGATGCATTCAGGTGGTCGATCTACACAGCATCTCCACCATGGTCTCCAAGAAGATTTGGAACAAATGTAGTGAATGACGCAATGAAGAGCTTTATTATCCCATTAAGAAATGTTTATTCTTTCTTTTCATTGTATGCAAATATAGATAATTTTAACTCACTTTCTATTTCTTCTATTCCTGTTGAAAAAAGAAATATCTTAGATAAATGGATCATTGCAAAAGCTGAAAAACTGAACCAAACTATTATAGAGAAAATGAAGATATTTGAAATTACATTTCTCACCAGAGAAATCCAATCATTTGTTGATGAATTATCTAATTGGTATGTAAGACGTTCACGCAGGAGATTTTGGAAGAGCCAGAATGATTCCGACAAGCTTTCTGCATATTTTACGCTTTACGAAGTGCTGAAAAAGCTTGCGCTCCTACTTGCGCCATTTACGCCATTTCTTGCAGAAACATTGTACAGCAGTCTTGTAAAAGATATTCTGCCTGGTGCAAGGGAGAGTGTTCACCTCGAGGATTATCCTGAACCGAATGTTAAATACATAGAGGAGAAACTTATTGAAGATATGGAACTTATTATAAATGTAACTTCGCTTGGCCGTGCTACAAGAAAGATGTCGAAAATAAGGGTAAGACAGCCACTTTTAAAGCTTGTAGTATACGTAGAAAATGACGAAGAAAAAAGCGTTATTGCGAAGAATAGCAGTGTTATAAAAGAAGAACTCAATGTTAAGGATGTCGAGATACCAGATAGCATTTTAAAATATTGCGCGGTAATTCTTAAACCAAATCTTTCCGTGCTTGGCAAAAAGTACGGAAAGAATCTTCCAGAAATTGCAAAACAGTTGAATAATCGAGAAAAGGGCGTAGAGTTTGTAAAAAGAGGGAAGGTTATGGTTAATATAAACGGGGAGGAAGTAGAACTTTCTGGAAGTGATTTGATTCTTGAACTTGAAAATAAAGGGAATTACATTGCCGTAAGAGACAAAGGGTGTTTTGTATTTCTTGATACAACGTTAACATATGCATTGAGAGGAGAAGGTGTTGCAAGAGAAATTGTACATACAGTTCAAGGAATGAGAAAGGAAGCAAATCTTAATATCTCCGATAGGATTCAACTTTCATTAGAACCGCATGATGATACAATAAAAGAGTTTACAGAATATATTATGCAGGAAACTCTCGCAGAGGAACTAACGCAATTGAAGAACCCCATTATTATAAAGGAATTATCTATCGGTGAAAAAAAATACCGACTTGCTATTGAGAAGGCATAA